One genomic region from Fibrobacter sp. encodes:
- a CDS encoding mechanosensitive ion channel → MENITADRFEAIKNFVIDNNLIYKVAAIFLVLVGYKVARIIIHRMLNRAQTKGLDSSARPLVESLGRYAVGIVALLLILNILGVNTASLVAMVGAASLAVGIALKDMLTNIASGLLLLFLRPFKAGDYIECGSIKGKITGIGLFNTIFETLDGLYVSAPNGSLWGAPIANFSRNEKRRIDLVVGIGYDSNTDKAMEIIRNLIASEPKFLKEGSDVFVSELADSSVNINMRVWVNNADFFPLKAKYTALIKEEFDKAGIEIPFPQRVVHMVNAK, encoded by the coding sequence ATGGAAAATATCACCGCAGATCGTTTTGAAGCCATCAAGAACTTCGTCATTGACAACAACCTCATTTACAAGGTCGCAGCAATCTTTCTCGTCCTCGTCGGATACAAGGTCGCAAGGATTATCATTCACAGAATGCTGAACCGCGCACAGACCAAGGGCCTGGACTCTTCCGCAAGACCCCTCGTGGAATCCCTTGGACGCTACGCCGTCGGAATCGTGGCATTGCTGCTGATCCTGAACATTCTCGGAGTGAACACCGCAAGCCTGGTCGCAATGGTTGGTGCCGCCAGCTTGGCCGTCGGTATCGCATTGAAGGACATGCTGACCAACATCGCCTCTGGTTTGCTGCTTCTCTTCTTGCGCCCCTTCAAGGCTGGTGACTACATTGAATGCGGAAGCATCAAGGGCAAGATCACCGGCATCGGCCTCTTCAACACCATCTTTGAAACCCTGGACGGTCTCTACGTTTCCGCTCCTAACGGAAGCCTCTGGGGAGCACCTATTGCCAACTTCAGCAGAAACGAAAAGCGCCGTATCGACCTGGTCGTTGGCATCGGCTACGATTCCAATACCGACAAGGCCATGGAAATCATTCGCAACCTCATCGCAAGCGAACCCAAGTTCCTCAAGGAAGGCTCCGACGTATTTGTTTCTGAACTGGCAGACAGCTCCGTCAACATCAACATGCGCGTGTGGGTGAACAACGCCGACTTCTTCCCTCTCAAGGCTAAGTACACTGCTCTTATCAAGGAAGAATTCGACAAGGCCGGCATCGAAATTCCGTTCCCGCAGCGCGTTGTCCACATGGTAAACGCCAAGTAA
- a CDS encoding glycoside hydrolase family 5 protein codes for MKKERLRGVNLGGWFSQVDCIQEKDPVGFPGVVPHIKTFLGESDFKRIREAGFNHVRLPVDYFNVFKGEELKPDEEVFGLLDKALKDIQAADLDVILDLHKCPGHDFHLASYEEQAFFASAEARKDTNKVWSYLAERYSGESRVMMELLNEPAASDSKIWDKVKDEIFWTIRKHAPKNTIVVGSNKWNSAREFEFLTPMDDDNAIYSFHTYTPVTFTHQGAAWINDPFFKITRPWPGDYAAPQEGATTRLDVEFGKWDKARLQASIQNALDFRAKYDLPVACNEFGVYVQVPRQYQMAWMRDFMDILREADVGYSYWNYKNLDFGLVSKGESLHNDLAQYNNPDRLDNELMDLLAKG; via the coding sequence ATGAAAAAAGAAAGGCTGCGTGGAGTGAATTTGGGTGGCTGGTTCAGTCAGGTTGACTGCATCCAGGAAAAAGACCCCGTAGGTTTTCCTGGGGTCGTCCCGCACATCAAGACCTTCCTTGGCGAAAGCGATTTTAAGCGCATCCGCGAGGCGGGGTTCAACCACGTTCGTTTGCCGGTGGACTACTTCAACGTGTTCAAGGGCGAAGAACTCAAACCCGATGAAGAAGTCTTCGGTCTCTTGGACAAGGCATTGAAGGACATCCAGGCTGCAGACCTGGACGTGATTCTGGACTTGCACAAGTGTCCGGGACACGATTTCCATCTGGCAAGTTACGAAGAACAGGCTTTCTTTGCCAGTGCCGAAGCCCGAAAGGACACCAACAAAGTGTGGTCCTACCTGGCTGAGCGCTATAGCGGAGAATCTCGCGTTATGATGGAGCTTCTGAACGAGCCCGCAGCATCAGACTCCAAGATTTGGGATAAAGTAAAGGATGAAATTTTCTGGACTATCCGCAAGCACGCTCCCAAGAACACCATCGTGGTGGGCTCCAACAAGTGGAACAGCGCTCGCGAATTCGAGTTCCTCACACCCATGGACGACGACAACGCCATCTACAGTTTCCATACCTACACTCCGGTGACATTCACTCACCAGGGCGCCGCATGGATCAACGACCCGTTCTTCAAGATCACCCGCCCCTGGCCCGGTGACTACGCCGCACCTCAGGAAGGCGCTACCACACGTCTCGACGTTGAATTCGGCAAGTGGGACAAGGCCCGTCTCCAGGCAAGCATCCAGAACGCTCTGGATTTCCGTGCCAAGTACGACCTGCCCGTTGCATGTAACGAATTCGGCGTGTACGTTCAGGTGCCCCGTCAGTACCAGATGGCCTGGATGCGCGACTTCATGGATATTCTCCGTGAAGCTGACGTAGGCTACAGCTACTGGAACTACAAGAACCTGGACTTCGGTCTGGTTTCCAAGGGCGAATCCCTGCACAACGACCTCGCTCAGTACAACAATCCTGACCGTCTCGACAACGAACTCATGGATTTGTTGGCTAAGGGCTAA
- a CDS encoding menaquinone biosynthesis protein has product MTLRVGRIPFLVCAPFFHDFLGRESEYPDVEFLDGPPSVHCAGLKDGSVHLSPASSITFAQKPGAFVLSPEICTSCSFEVRSVKLFAKRPIEELDGCKVRMTAQSMTSVTLLRILLEERYGLRPEYLNGAYEDSDDACLLIGDQALEENERHRFAFDYDLGSLWLDWQKLPFVFGAWIISKSALQPGLKKTLVNYMDATKRSVENFKADPKQALDKWLAKYPVKLPRSVIDDYYTALDYRFTDERKKSLSLFFEYAQKKGLVQEVPLLEFL; this is encoded by the coding sequence ATGACTTTACGAGTTGGTCGAATCCCATTTTTGGTCTGTGCGCCGTTTTTTCACGATTTTTTAGGTCGTGAGTCGGAATATCCGGATGTTGAGTTTCTGGATGGTCCGCCTAGTGTTCATTGCGCCGGGCTTAAAGATGGTTCTGTTCATTTGTCTCCAGCGTCCTCCATTACTTTTGCCCAGAAGCCGGGTGCATTCGTTTTGTCTCCTGAAATTTGTACGTCCTGTTCCTTCGAGGTTCGTTCTGTTAAGTTGTTTGCAAAACGTCCTATTGAAGAACTAGATGGTTGCAAAGTTCGCATGACGGCACAAAGCATGACTTCGGTAACGTTACTTCGAATTCTTCTGGAAGAACGCTACGGTCTTCGTCCGGAATACTTGAATGGTGCCTACGAAGATTCCGACGATGCCTGCCTTCTGATTGGGGACCAGGCTCTCGAAGAAAATGAACGTCATCGTTTCGCCTTTGATTATGATTTGGGCTCCCTATGGCTGGACTGGCAAAAGTTGCCTTTTGTTTTTGGTGCATGGATTATTTCCAAATCTGCGTTACAACCTGGTTTGAAAAAAACTCTCGTGAACTACATGGACGCTACCAAGCGAAGTGTTGAAAATTTTAAGGCTGATCCCAAGCAGGCTTTGGATAAATGGCTTGCGAAATATCCGGTGAAATTGCCTCGTTCCGTAATTGATGATTACTACACGGCTCTTGATTATCGTTTTACAGATGAACGAAAAAAATCCCTGAGCCTGTTCTTTGAATATGCGCAAAAGAAGGGTCTTGTGCAAGAGGTCCCTTTGCTTGAGTTCCTTTAA
- a CDS encoding diguanylate cyclase yields the protein MVEEKILIVDDSAEVLEKTRELLTQVGYNVTACHCGEDALEFLKDNRVDLVILDINMPSLNGYEVCLRIRQTYALDDLPVIFLTSREDTDSISKGFRSGASDFVSKSALSDILLARVNVHIRLSRSLRYLRDISLTDDMTGCFNRRHGMYSLREWFARSKRYGTQFGLIYFDLNGLKVINDMYGHQAGDLLLRSVVSAAKGILRESDLLFRMGGDEFMVICPETDKQGAFICVDRMQKAISEITIVDKKVSFAYGVAHSSEDYKEMDDMMHSADVSMYECKKKMKAGR from the coding sequence ATGGTAGAAGAAAAGATTCTTATTGTTGATGATAGCGCCGAGGTTCTTGAAAAGACTCGCGAACTATTGACCCAGGTGGGTTACAATGTAACGGCATGCCACTGCGGTGAAGACGCCCTGGAATTCCTGAAAGATAATCGTGTGGATCTGGTCATTCTGGATATCAATATGCCCAGTCTTAATGGCTACGAAGTTTGCTTGCGCATTCGTCAGACTTATGCATTGGATGATCTTCCGGTGATTTTCCTGACTAGCCGCGAAGATACGGACAGCATTTCCAAGGGCTTCCGTTCTGGCGCTTCTGACTTTGTCAGCAAGAGTGCTCTTTCCGACATTTTGCTTGCCCGCGTGAATGTGCATATTCGACTTTCCCGCTCCTTGCGCTACCTTCGTGATATTTCTCTGACCGATGATATGACCGGTTGCTTCAACCGTCGCCATGGAATGTATTCCTTGCGTGAGTGGTTTGCCCGCAGTAAACGCTATGGTACCCAGTTTGGCTTGATTTATTTTGACTTGAACGGCTTGAAGGTTATCAATGACATGTACGGACACCAGGCTGGTGATTTGTTGCTTCGCTCCGTGGTAAGCGCAGCCAAGGGTATCCTTCGTGAATCCGACCTATTGTTCCGTATGGGCGGTGACGAGTTCATGGTGATTTGTCCGGAAACTGATAAGCAGGGTGCATTCATTTGTGTGGATCGTATGCAGAAGGCAATCTCGGAAATCACCATTGTGGACAAGAAGGTTTCCTTCGCTTACGGTGTAGCGCATTCTTCTGAAGACTACAAGGAAATGGACGACATGATGCATAGTGCAGACGTGTCCATGTACGAGTGCAAGAAGAAGATGAAAGCTGGTCGATGA
- a CDS encoding bifunctional 4-hydroxy-2-oxoglutarate aldolase/2-dehydro-3-deoxy-phosphogluconate aldolase → MDLLEFLKDMPVIGILRDIPKGSEELCAKTAHKCGLKAIEVTMNTDGAAEIITALRDACKPYGIAVGAGTVRHDKDLEKALLAGASFIVTPNTRSNIIRTAAAQNTPIIPGALTPTEVQKAYDLGATAVKIFPVDCVGGPKYIKALRGPFRDIPLLACSGVSAENAGEYLKAGANLLAFGGSIFSAKLMQEGNWDEIGKRLTALLDAVRKAL, encoded by the coding sequence ATGGATTTACTTGAATTTTTAAAAGACATGCCGGTCATCGGCATCCTCCGCGACATCCCTAAGGGATCCGAGGAACTTTGTGCAAAGACTGCACACAAGTGCGGCCTCAAGGCCATTGAAGTCACCATGAATACCGATGGCGCTGCAGAAATCATCACCGCGTTACGCGATGCATGCAAGCCCTACGGCATCGCCGTCGGTGCAGGCACGGTTCGACACGACAAGGACCTTGAAAAAGCGTTGCTTGCTGGCGCCAGCTTCATTGTGACACCCAATACCCGAAGCAACATTATTCGTACTGCGGCGGCCCAGAATACACCGATCATTCCAGGGGCCTTGACTCCTACCGAAGTGCAGAAAGCCTACGATCTTGGCGCCACCGCCGTAAAGATTTTCCCGGTGGATTGCGTTGGCGGCCCCAAGTACATCAAGGCCCTCCGCGGTCCCTTCCGCGACATCCCGCTTCTTGCCTGTAGCGGCGTCAGTGCAGAAAACGCCGGCGAGTACCTGAAGGCCGGAGCCAACCTCCTTGCCTTTGGCGGAAGCATCTTTAGCGCAAAATTGATGCAGGAAGGCAACTGGGACGAAATCGGCAAACGCCTCACCGCCCTGCTTGACGCAGTTCGTAAAGCTTTATAA